GCCCTAACTGTGCAGCTTACCTAACagtcatcgtcatcgttcgtttcatttctctCCTATCCTAACGTATGATTTATATGGTCGCGCAGCGCCTGACGCCTGATACCACAAGATGTTCCTATTTTATACACACGaacatcacacacacgcacacacacgctcagcCCCTACATACATCTCATTCGGTTTGAATTACGGCGCTATCATTGCTTTCACTGTTTCCGAAAGTCTTGCGATGAACATCAGTAATGGTATCACACCACTTTAGTGCAAATCCTTCCGGATCCTCTAGGTAGTAGATTCGGTTTGGCTGTAAGCAGGAGAGAAATACGGTAGGAGTTAATAAACAATGGTGACAATACTGTAAAATACGATGGTCTTCAAACTATTTCCGAAAAGATTATGGGCCTTACCGTGTGCACGTAGAAggttttgaagtttttcgCCTCTACCGACAGTGCGGATGTCCAGGGAATCTCGCCCTTTTTCACCATATTCACCGCATCGATGTAGATTAAACGGGGCCGTTTGGTGAGCAGTAGCATGCGCCGCCGGGCAAACAGCCCTTTGCGTTTATAAATGAAGCCGTATTTGAGGATATCTTCGCCGTCAGCGAACGGTTGCCATTGGCTAATCGGTCCGGGATCATTTTTTAACGCATCTTCGACCGATTTAAAAAACTTGAATCCAGATCGTGTGAAACTTAGCACGAGACCCGATCCGGTGCGATTAGTTTCTGTCTCCTCTTTCTCCGCACTACCGCTGCTACCGTCTACTCTCCTTATCGGACCCACAAAGGGACGACCAGCTGGAGCGTCGGACGCTCGTTCTTCAACCGCTTCGCCACCACCATCTGCTCGGACATCGTCAGTTTCGTTCAGCTCGGCAAGTTTAAAATCGAACAGACGCGATATCTGCCGGTCATCTAGGCCGGGCTGCATGCCCTCGGGAAAGAAGACACTGCTCAACGAGTTGGTTTCATTGTTTAATACTGATTCCGTGCACGATGGCAACGGAGCGGGCTGTTGGCGCAGATGCTCAAAATCGATTCCTTCGAAGAAAGCGTGCTGTCGTATCGTGCTGTAGCGTGGATTGTCACACGCTCCCAACCGTTTTCGTTGTTCGATTTGTAACAGCCGTGTCACGAGATCTTTCGCTACCGCGTCAAAACTGTCTGCGTATGACACCTGGCAGCGGAGAATCATTTTAAAGATAAGATACTCGGAGGCAGCCCGAAACGGTGACACACCGCAAACCATCTGGTAGATCGTGCAACCGTACGACCAAAGATCCGAAGCGGGCGAGGAAAGAGTTCCGGTGAGGATTTCGGGCGAAACGTATTGGGCCGTACCGACGAAACTTCGACGTTTGTTGGGCCGTGTGGTAGCAGGTTGAATGTCCTCCGTATCGTCCGTATCGTCGTCC
The Anopheles moucheti chromosome 2, idAnoMoucSN_F20_07, whole genome shotgun sequence genome window above contains:
- the LOC128308892 gene encoding 3-phosphoinositide-dependent protein kinase 1, coding for MENSKGTRTGGSSHRMNPNDFLFGKMLGEGSFSCVYLAKEVRTSKKYAIKVCEKRLIIRERKQEYVKREREVLNRLTGRPGFLGLYCTFQDSSKLYFVMTYACNGTLLSLLSRPSFTVDCARFYSAEILLALETMHNMGILHRDIKPENILLDEKMHVLMADFGSSKLDYKEEDEKGDDEQPDEGVAGLKEGPPSSPTMSNARKIAQRVLSTEYQDEDDDTDDTEDIQPATTRPNKRRSFVGTAQYVSPEILTGTLSSPASDLWSYGCTIYQMVCGVSPFRAASEYLIFKMILRCQVSYADSFDAVAKDLVTRLLQIEQRKRLGACDNPRYSTIRQHAFFEGIDFEHLRQQPAPLPSCTESVLNNETNSLSSVFFPEGMQPGLDDRQISRLFDFKLAELNETDDVRADGGGEAVEERASDAPAGRPFVGPIRRVDGSSGSAEKEETETNRTGSGLVLSFTRSGFKFFKSVEDALKNDPGPISQWQPFADGEDILKYGFIYKRKGLFARRRMLLLTKRPRLIYIDAVNMVKKGEIPWTSALSVEAKNFKTFYVHTPNRIYYLEDPEGFALKWCDTITDVHRKTFGNSESNDSAVIQTE